Proteins from a single region of Pseudomonas quebecensis:
- a CDS encoding DeoR/GlpR family DNA-binding transcription regulator: MSKRNTPQRRHNILALLNEQGEVSVDELAKRFETSEVTIRKDLAALESNGLLLRRYGGAITMPQELVGDPAQPVSAYKRAIARAAVKRLREHARIIIDSGSTTAAMIPELGHQPGLVVMTNSLHVASALSELEHEPVLLMTGGTWDPHSDSFQGQVAEQVLRSYDFDQLFIGADGIDLERGTTTFNELLGLSRVMAEVAREVVVMVESDKIGRKIPNLELPWGSVHTLITDDRLPLEARDQIQARGITLICAAII; the protein is encoded by the coding sequence ATGTCGAAACGTAATACACCTCAACGACGCCACAACATCCTCGCCCTGCTCAACGAACAGGGCGAAGTCAGTGTGGATGAATTGGCCAAGCGTTTCGAAACTTCCGAAGTCACCATCCGCAAGGACCTGGCTGCCTTGGAAAGCAACGGTTTATTGCTGCGGCGCTACGGTGGCGCAATCACCATGCCTCAGGAATTGGTCGGCGATCCTGCCCAACCCGTTTCTGCGTACAAGCGCGCCATTGCTCGTGCTGCAGTCAAGCGCCTGCGCGAACACGCCCGCATCATCATCGACAGCGGCAGCACCACCGCCGCCATGATCCCCGAGCTGGGCCACCAGCCTGGTCTGGTGGTGATGACCAACTCCCTGCATGTGGCCAGCGCTCTGAGCGAATTGGAACACGAGCCGGTGCTGTTGATGACCGGCGGCACCTGGGACCCGCATTCGGACTCGTTCCAAGGCCAGGTCGCTGAGCAAGTGCTGCGGTCCTACGATTTTGATCAACTGTTCATCGGTGCCGATGGCATCGATCTGGAGCGTGGCACCACCACTTTCAACGAATTGCTGGGCCTGAGCCGCGTGATGGCCGAAGTCGCCCGTGAAGTGGTGGTGATGGTCGAATCCGACAAGATCGGCCGCAAGATTCCCAACCTGGAACTGCCTTGGGGCAGCGTCCATACCCTGATCACCGATGATCGCCTGCCGCTTGAGGCCCGCGACCAGATCCAAGCCCGCGGCATCACGTTGATATGCGCGGCAATCATCTAG